DNA from Granulicella arctica:
TGAGGCCTGGTATCACCTGACAGCAAACCTCAGCTATCCGCTGATGATCGTGCTGAGCGTGCTGCTCATGCCGGCGATGATCATCCGTAGCTGGCAGGGTTACATTCAGATGCTGCTGATCGACCTGCCGCTATTTATGGCGAGCACGATGTCGGTTTCTACCTTCTATCTGGTCAGCCAGAAGGAGCTCTTCCCCAGGACCTGGTACAAGACGTTCCTCTACGTGCCGTTTCTGATGGCGCTAGGCGTGGGGCTTACGATCACCAATACTAAGGCCGTCATGGAGGCGCTCTTCGGCATCAAGAGCGCATTTGCCCGGACACCGAAGTACAGTGTGAAGAAGAAGGGCGAGCGGTCACAGGCGCGAGTCTACCGCAAACGGTTGGGCATTGTGCCGTGGATCGAGTTAGCCATCGGCTGCTACTTCGCTGCGACCGTCTGGTACGCCATCACGACCGAAAACTTTTTCACGGTACCGTTCCTGCTGCTGTTCGTCCTGGGATACTGGTACACCGGCCTGTTGAGCTTGCTCCAGGGACGATTTGAAAGGCGTGGCACTACGGGGCAGGAGCTACACGAAAAGCCTTACCCGGTTGGCATCTAGCGCACCACCCATCCATCCGTTGCTTTTGTTGAACATGGGAGATCTATGAAACTTCGCCTTGTCGCGACTCTCACCCTCCTTGCGTATGCACTGCCCATCCACGCTCTCGAATCAGTTCCGAAACCAGAGTATCGAACGCGACGCGGCACATTGGCAGAAAAAATGAGCGGCGGCATCGCAGTCCTCTTCGCCGCCGAAGAGCCGATTCTGGACTTTATGCCCTACCGCCAGGATGAGGACTTCTACTACCTGACCGGATGGAATGAGCCCGGCGCAGCTCTGGTGGTGGTCGCGGCCACACCTTCGGTTGCGGCAACAGACATTACCACCGCACGTGCTGCGCAGCCCTACCGGGAGATTCTATTCCTGCCTGCGCGGAACATGCGCACGGAGAAGTACACCGGCGCCAAGATGGATGCATCGACCTCCGGGGTGGCAGCCAGCACAGGCGTCGATGAGGTGCTGCCGATGTCCGAGATGCCGGCCATCCTGAATGGCCTGGTGGCAATCGACCGGACCCGCTTCCGCAATATCTGGACAGAGCAGGACTCGAAACAAGCGAAGGCATTCCTGACGTTTACAGCCTCAACCCTGGGTCTCGGAGATGCCCCTGAAGCTCACGACTTGTCGGGACTGACAATGGAGCTGCGAGCGGTCAAGTCTCCCGAAGAGCTGGCCCTGATGAAGAAGGCCGCGAACGCATCGATCGCATCTCAACTCGCTGAGATGAGGGCGGTACAACCGGGCGTGACCGAGCGTAAAGTAGCCGGCGTCATCATCGAGAAGCTGATGGAGGAGGGCTGCGAACGAGTGTCGTATGCACCCATCGTCGGCTCCGGAAAGAACGCGACAACACTGCACTATAGCGAAAACTCAGCCACGATGAAGGCCGGAGACGTAGTGGTGATCGATGCAGCAGGTGAGTACAGCATGTACGCCTCCGACATCACCCGAACCCTGCCCATCGATGGCCACTTCACCCCACGGCAGCGTGAGATATACGACCTTGTATTGGGAGCCCAACGGGCCGCGGCAGCAGCATTTGTGGCCGGCAAATCGAAGATCAACGATCCGCAACACAAAGAGCCCGACTCGCTCGATACCGTTGCGTACAACTACATCAACGCCCATGGCAAGGACCTGCGCGGGCAGCCGTTGGGACAGTATATGGTCCATGGCATTGGGCATCTGATCGGGATCGACGTACACGATCCATGGGACTACACCAAGCCACTTGAGAAAGGCATGGCGTTCACCATCGAGCCAGGAATCTACTTACCCGAGGAGCGAATTGGCGTGCGCATCGAGGATGTCTTCTACGTGGACGAACAAGGCAAGCTGGTCGACCTGATCGCCAAGCTTCCCCATGAAGCAGCGGACGTGGAAGCCGCGATGAAGCGCTAGTCTGCACTCCCCACGCAAAGAGGCCCGTCTGGTTGCCGGGCCTCTTTGCATGACACCATCATCATCCTAGAAGCGA
Protein-coding regions in this window:
- a CDS encoding aminopeptidase P N-terminal domain-containing protein, with product MKLRLVATLTLLAYALPIHALESVPKPEYRTRRGTLAEKMSGGIAVLFAAEEPILDFMPYRQDEDFYYLTGWNEPGAALVVVAATPSVAATDITTARAAQPYREILFLPARNMRTEKYTGAKMDASTSGVAASTGVDEVLPMSEMPAILNGLVAIDRTRFRNIWTEQDSKQAKAFLTFTASTLGLGDAPEAHDLSGLTMELRAVKSPEELALMKKAANASIASQLAEMRAVQPGVTERKVAGVIIEKLMEEGCERVSYAPIVGSGKNATTLHYSENSATMKAGDVVVIDAAGEYSMYASDITRTLPIDGHFTPRQREIYDLVLGAQRAAAAAFVAGKSKINDPQHKEPDSLDTVAYNYINAHGKDLRGQPLGQYMVHGIGHLIGIDVHDPWDYTKPLEKGMAFTIEPGIYLPEERIGVRIEDVFYVDEQGKLVDLIAKLPHEAADVEAAMKR